From a region of the Oncorhynchus tshawytscha isolate Ot180627B linkage group LG14, Otsh_v2.0, whole genome shotgun sequence genome:
- the LOC121839177 gene encoding sex-determining region Y protein-like → MSGSTPTPPPLLSLAPHPPRPLLSLAPHPPRPLSWLHTHPAPCYLWLHTHPAPCSTPIPGSTPTPPPAISGSTPTPPPTISGSTPTPPGCLDRPYEHHDNQTPYQHHDNQRPYQHQDNQRPYQHQDNQRPYQYHDNQRPYQHQVNQRPYQHQDSQRPYQYHDNQRPYQHHDNQRPYQHQDSQRPYQHQDNQRPYQHQDNQRPYQHHDNQRPYQHQDNQRPYQYHDNQRPYQHHDNQRPYQHHDNQRPYQYHDKQRPYQYHDHQRLYQHHDNQRLYQYHDKQRPY, encoded by the exons ccacacccaccccgcccCCTAtcctggctccacacccaccccgcccCCTGCtatctctggctccacacccaccccgcccCCTGCTCCACACCCATccctggctccacacccaccccgcccCCTGCtatctctggctccacacccaccccgcccCCTACtatctctggctccacacccaccccgcccGGATGTCTAGAT AGACCATACGAGCATCATGACAACCAGACACCATACCAGCACCATGACAACCAGAGACCATACCAGCATCAAGACAACCAGAGACCATACCAGCATCAAGACAACCAGAGACCATACCAGTACCATGACAACCAGAGACCATACCAGCATCAAGTCAACCAGAGACCATACCAGCATCAAGACAGCCAGAGACCATACCAGTACCATGACAACCAGAGACCATACCAGCACCATGACAACCAGAGACCATACCAGCACCAAGACAGCCAGAGACCATACCAGCATCAAGACAACCAGAGACCATACCAGCATCAAGACAACCAGAGACCATACCAGCACCATGACAACCAGAGACCATACCAGCATCAAGACAACCAGAGACCATACCAGTACCATGACAACCAGAGACCATACCAGCACCATGACAACCAGAGACCATACCAGCACCATGACAACCAGAGACCATACCAGTACCATGACAAACAGAGACCATACCAGTACCATGACCACCAGAGACTATACCAGCACCATGACAACCAGAGACTATACCAGTACCATGACAAACAGAGACCATACTAG